One genomic segment of Bombus vancouverensis nearcticus chromosome 11, iyBomVanc1_principal, whole genome shotgun sequence includes these proteins:
- the Iml1 gene encoding GATOR complex protein Iml1 isoform X3, whose translation MKLYKLIVHQKTFSEEDLIINPKDHPSIKTGDVVEIYHPEVEFSRLLLQVTSFKEDLQGRETISVENNVATMFQLRTFADVYMNVVNPDDVALDSIELTFKDQYLGRSEMWRLKNSLVNTCVYMNKKIEFCGGSIRCQVYEMWSQGDRVACGVITNDTKVVFRSSTSMVYLFIQMSSEMWDFDIHGDLYFEKAVNGFLADLFQKWKKNGSNHEVTIVLFSRTFYNANSLEEFPNHMRECLQHDYRGRFYEDFYRVVVQNERFEDWSNVLVQLRKLFTDYQKIVLEYHQKSGVSIPKAVNSTAAQGNFLEVLNMSLNVFEKHYLDRSFDRTGQLSVVITPGVGVFEVDRELTNVTKQRIIDNGVGSDLVCVGEQPLHAVPLLKFHNKDTSVNAPDDYSMPHWINLSFYSTNKKIPYSTFIPRIKLPQRVSKQSAETGKLQCKSKLLQEDAKECLHNTLFDYDAYDAQVFQLPSVHTSSSLQRVTTRTKKTSVASMETHNNAHILKLLKRKMSDPDIHHPPPESHSPPAATRSAAILIPSRTDDVTSSESNGEVNESRISVKSDLTDSEISPPFRPVVGSAGSPTNTISQPTTIRPSRALINPFDPSHVTIKLTSNRRRWTHIFPKGPTGVLIQQHHYQAVPTQMCSEPQSDATSTISGSPMEHNDVSNSNQFQDHTKNKPQRLNLLLSSTDKSGNPISSTGNKSLTLLWGATGEQEWTPALTTAIIGVDWKSLTIPACLPITTDYFPDKRSLQNDYVVSDYNLLPDDVNTDFAQQRAIYKKPLTTAEVFKELVSQRLAQGFQLIILPQNNQNQSHTPGSNAVPAISSVMRGRQTESEPKEEYLLSIGRIFHKISLFDNCITVTRYRPRHPYPPFNIHYLYRFHAPHHDTYEVSWVSFTTEKLENYNWNYLDHYICTRGHTDFALVEALKYWRFRVFLLPLHNSATRKFLEGSSRCDIYTPLTTSEQVSLLDGFLRFIELWPNKIRRPNPNKNWNPSTLGGVSQRDPASHLTRRRHSTSLIVLTNQERHVVNTAATARACLDTPRHVPNRSGSKVMDRGRISPASEAVLPLSLEQQQDHFDSNEDSSTNMELTKLKNTASNNEILEAMKHPQNGVGFLTQHPSLPSQTFVSADAVQWLNNHIEGGVTVESAINIMNGMIQDKLICHASGDFSKPFILGFYLYHIVQDKENQRAGDYFSPLGDLQSFENEWVEVEIRAPKGWCEPSSPGSFPLMSSPMTIPSCDTTIVDESNVAPFLKDDLDISDMADEHGEWQVPSYKHTHLDIDINNRSDRIEWGHLRYQSIYKVDHSYELVVQWVASSGSIVADLIFVWQRKAQMCGIQMVPIPSDLLALPFTSKSDPLRGPIFIPLNTECLMANKRHLFEEFREVTYAQRLFLFQETIVQRFGFVPCLIESTENDHQYVHMTGNAFILIPSTTNTRSRPRTATNIVRRNTGQKGYPIHSDQPSPHEAYITRHVSGKNKDDYNKDKRIGFLWSWNHMLSRKWKSSSTLVGDELFQKKLIQDFRHFCSNGDNRLKQFWEHCWEIKEKSCTKTI comes from the exons ATGAAGCTGTATAAGTTGATAGTTCATCAAAAGACTTTTAGTGAAGAAGATTTAATAATCAATCCAAAAGATCACCCTAGTATAAAAACTGGAGATGTTGTTGAAATTTATCACCCTGAGGTTGAATTTAGCCGTCTACTCCTTCAAGTCACGTCCTTTAAAGAAGATTTACAAGGAAGGGAGACAATTAGCGTGGAAAACAATGTAGCCACAATGTTTCAATTAAGAACATTTGCAGACGTGTATATGAATGTTGTTAATCCAGACGATGTAGCTTTGGATTCCATTGAACTTACCTTCAAAGACCAGTATCTGGGTCGTAGTGAAATGTGGCGTCTGAAAAATAGCTTG GTCAACACTTGTGTATATATGAACAAGAAGATTGAATTCTGTGGAGGCAGTATCAGATGTCAAGTATATGAAATGTGGTCACAGGGTGATAGAGTCGCTTGTGGTGTTATAACTAATGATACTAAG GTTGTGTTTCGTTCTTCGACCAGTATGGTGTATCTTTTTATTCAAATGAGTTCAGAAATGTGGGATTTTGACATTCACGGTGACTTATATTTTGAAAAAGCTGTTAATGGGTTTTTAGCTGATTTATTTCAAAAGTGGAAAAAGAATGGCAGTAATCATGAAGTAACGATTGTTCTATTCTCAAGAACATTTTATAATGCTAACAGTCTGGAAGAATTTCCAAATCACATGCGTGAATGTTTACAACATGATTATAGGGGAAGATTTTATGAAGATTTCTACAGGGTGGTAGTTCAAAATGAAAGATTTGAAGATTGGAGTAACGTGTTGGTACAATTACGTAAACTGTTCACAGATtatcaaaaaattgtattaGAATATCATCAAAAATCAGGTGTCTCTATACCAAAAGCAGTAAATTCAACAGCTGCACAGGGCAACTTTTTAGAAGTACTGAACATGTCTTTAAATG TGTTTGAGAAACATTATCTGGATCGTAGTTTTGATAGAACTGGTCAGTTATCGGTGGTGATTACACCTGGTGTAGGTGTTTTTGAGGTTGACAGAGAGTTAACGAACGTTACAAAACAAAGAATTATCGATAACGGAGTTGGTAGTGATTTGGTGTGTGTCGGAGAACAACCATTACATGCTGTACCTTTATTAAAG TTTCACAATAAGGATACATCTGTTAATGCGCCTGATGACTATAGCATGCCGCACTGGATTAATCTCAGtttttattcaacaaataaaaaaattccTTATTCAACATTTATACCTCGTATAAAACTTCCTCAGAGGGTGTCAAAACAATCAGCAGAAACTGGAAAATTGCAGTGTAAAAGTAAGCTTCTACAAGAAGATGCAAAGGAATGTTTGCACAATACTTTGTTTGACTATGATGCATACGATGCACAGGTCTTTCAATTGCCTTCAGTCCATACGTCAAG TAGTTTGCAACGAGTTACGACCAGAACTAAAAAGACAAGCGTTGCCAGCATGGAAACACATAATAACGCGCATATACTGAAacttctgaaaagaaaaatgtcaGATCCTGATATACATCACCCGCCACCTGAATCTCACTCACCTCCAGCTGCAACAAGAAGCGCAGCAATCTTGATACCTTCTAGAACAGATGACGTAACTAGTAGTGAATCCAATGGAGAAGTCAATG AATCGAGGATATCAGTAAAAAGCGATTTAACCGATTCAGAAATATCGCCGCCATTTAGGCCGGTTGTTGGCAGTGCTGGAAGCCCCACAAATACAATATCTCAACCTACAACTATTAGACCTAGTAGGGCACTTATTAATCCTTTTGATCCATCTCACGTTACAATTAAATTAACTAGTAACAGACGAAGATGGACACATATTTTTCCTAAAG GGCCAACAGGTGTACTTATACAGCAACATCATTATCAAGCTGTGCCAACACAAATGTGTTCAGAACCACAATCCGATGCTACTTCCACTATAAGTGGCTCCCCTATGGAACATAACGACGTCTCTAACTCGAATCAGTTTCAAGATC ACACAAAGAATAAACCGCAGAGATTAAATCTTTTACTATCAAGCACTGATAAAAGTGGGAATCCGATATCCTCTACAGGCAATAAGTCTTTGACATTGTTATGGGGTGCTACTGGTGAACAGGAATGGACACCGGCACTTACAACAG CAATCATAG GTGTTGATTGGAAATCATTGACAATCCCAGCATGTTTGCCAATTACTACAGATTATTTTCCCGATAAAAGAAGTTTACAAAACGACTACGTTGTGTCAGACTATAATCTTTTGCCTGACGACGTTAATACAGATTTTGCTCAACAACGAGCAATATATAAAAAACCTTTGACAACTGCCGAAGTATTTAAGGAGCTTGTATCGCAACGATTAGCACAG ggttttcaattaattattttaccGCAAAATAATCAAAATCAGAGCCATACACCCGGTAGTAATGCTGTCCCTGCAATAAGCTCTGTAATGCGGGGACGGCAAACAGAATCAGAACCGAAGGAGGAATATTTGCTAAGCATTGGGAGAATATTTCACAAAATATCTTTATTCGATAATTGTATAACAGTAACAAGATATCGGCCAAG GCATCCTTACCCTCCGTTCAATATTCATTATCTGTATCGATTTCACGCACCTCATCACGACACGTACGAAGTATCATGGGTATCTTTTACAACAGAGAAGCTTGAAAATTACAATTGGAATTATTTGGATCATTACATCTGTACAAGGGGCCATACTGATTTTGCTTTAGTAGAG GCGCTTAAATACTGGAGATTTCGCGTGTTTTTACTTCCTTTGCACAATTCGGCTACTCGAAAATTTTTAGAGGGATCATCAAGATGTGATATATATACACCTCTCACCACTTCCGAACAAGTGTCTCTCTTGGACGGATTTTTACGGTTCATCGAGCTGTGGCCGAATAAGATACGCCGCCCGAATCCGAACAAAAATTGG AATCCTTCGACTCTAGGTGGTGTTTCCCAGAGAGATCCTGCCTCTCACTTGACCAGACGCAGGCACAGCACGAGCCTGATTGTCCTCACTAACCAG GAGAGGCATGTAGTGAATACCGCTGCGACTGCCCGCGCGTGCCTCGACACTCCTCGCCACGTGCCAAACAG ATCAGGTTCCAAAGTGATGGATAGGGGCCGAATCTCACCTGCCAGCGAAGCTGTGTTACCCCTTTCACTCGAGCAACAGCAAGACCATTTCGATTCTAACGAAGATAG TAGTACAAACATGGAATTGACAAAGTTAAAAAACACCGCGTCAAACAACGAAATTCTAGAAGCAATGAAACACCCACAAAACGGCGTGGGATTCCTCACACAACACCCATCTCTTCCAAGCCAGACATTTGTTAGCGCAGATGCAGTGCAATGGTTAAATAATCACATAGAAGGAGGAGTAACAGTGGAGAGTGCCATCAATAtcatgaat GGTATGATACAAGACAAGCTCATATGCCATGCATCTGGAGATTTTTCTAAACCATTCATTCTAGGATTTTATTTGTATCACATAGTACAAGATAAAGAAAATCAAAGAG CTGGCGATTATTTCTCGCCCCTGGGTGATTTGCAAAGCTTCGAAAATGAATGGGTAGAAGTCGAAATAAGGGCACCGAAAGGCTGGTGTGAACCATCTTCGCCAGGATCGTTCCCCCTCATGTCATCTCCAATGACTATACCCAGCTGCGATACTACTATTGTAGACGAATCAAACGTAGCGCCGTTTCTTAAAGATGATTTAGACATATCCGACATGGCGGATGAGCATGGAGAATGGCAAG TTCCGTCATATAAACATACTCATCTAGATATAGACATAAACAACAGAAGCGATAGAATCGAATGGGGACATCTAAGATATCAATCTATATACAAAGTAGatcattcttacgaactagTGGTACAATGGGTTGCATCATCTGGTAGTATAGTCGCTGACCTT ATATTTGTGTGGCAACGTAAGGCTCAAATGTGCGGAATTCAAATGGTTCCTATCCCAAGCGATCTACTAGCATTACCGTTCACTTCAAAAAGTGATCCTTTAAGGGGGCCTATTTTTATACCATTAAATACAGAGTGTCTTATGGCAAACAAACGACATCTTTTCGAAG AATTTCGAGAAGTAACTTACGCACAAAGACTCTTTCTTTTTCAAGAGACAATTGTACAAAGATTTGGCTTTGTTCCATGCCTAATAGAAAGTACTGAAAACGATCACCAGTACGTTCATATGACCGGCAATGCATTCATACTGATACCATCTACGACAAATACAAGATCACGTCCTCGAACTGCTACCAACATAGTGAGACGAAACACAGGGCAAAAGGGATATCCGATTCATTCTGATCAACCCAGCCCTCATGAAGCTTACATTACGAGACACGTTAGCGGGAAGAATAAAGATGACTACAACAAGGACAAGAGG ATTGGTTTCCTTTGGTCGTGGAATCACATGCTTAGTCGAAAATGGAAATCATCATCCACGTTAGTTGGCGATGAATTGTTTCAAAAAAAGCTCATACAAGATTTTAGACATTTTTGTTCGAATGGGGACAATAGATTGAAACAGTTCTGGGAACATTGCTGggagataaaagaaaaatcgtGCACGAAAACAATCTGA
- the Iml1 gene encoding GATOR complex protein Iml1 isoform X10, producing MKLYKLIVHQKTFSEEDLIINPKDHPSIKTGDVVEIYHPEVEFSRLLLQVTSFKEDLQGRETISVENNVATMFQLRTFADVYMNVVNPDDVALDSIELTFKDQYLGRSEMWRLKNSLVNTCVYMNKKIEFCGGSIRCQVYEMWSQGDRVACGVITNDTKVVFRSSTSMVYLFIQMSSEMWDFDIHGDLYFEKAVNGFLADLFQKWKKNGSNHEVTIVLFSRTFYNANSLEEFPNHMRECLQHDYRGRFYEDFYRVVVQNERFEDWSNVLVQLRKLFTDYQKIVLEYHQKSGVSIPKAVNSTAAQGNFLEVLNMSLNVFEKHYLDRSFDRTGQLSVVITPGVGVFEVDRELTNVTKQRIIDNGVGSDLVCVGEQPLHAVPLLKFHNKDTSVNAPDDYSMPHWINLSFYSTNKKIPYSTFIPRIKLPQRVSKQSAETGKLQCKSKLLQEDAKECLHNTLFDYDAYDAQVFQLPSVHTSSSLQRVTTRTKKTSVASMETHNNAHILKLLKRKMSDPDIHHPPPESHSPPAATRSAAILIPSRTDDVTSSESNGEVNESRISVKSDLTDSEISPPFRPVVGSAGSPTNTISQPTTIRPSRALINPFDPSHVTIKLTSNRRRWTHIFPKGPTGVLIQQHHYQAVPTQMCSEPQSDATSTISGSPMEHNDVSNSNQFQDHTKNKPQRLNLLLSSTDKSGNPISSTGNKSLTLLWGATGEQEWTPALTTAIIGVDWKSLTIPACLPITTDYFPDKRSLQNDYVVSDYNLLPDDVNTDFAQQRAIYKKPLTTAEVFKELVSQRLAQGFQLIILPQNNQNQSHTPGSNAVPAISSVMRGRQTESEPKEEYLLSIGRIFHKISLFDNCITVTRYRPRHPYPPFNIHYLYRFHAPHHDTYEVSWVSFTTEKLENYNWNYLDHYICTRGHTDFALVEALKYWRFRVFLLPLHNSATRKFLEGSSRCDIYTPLTTSEQVSLLDGFLRFIELWPNKIRRPNPNKNWTNLVGSSPFRERLGSNRLPEKPRPRSGSKVMDRGRISPASEAVLPLSLEQQQDHFDSNEDSSTNMELTKLKNTASNNEILEAMKHPQNGVGFLTQHPSLPSQTFVSADAVQWLNNHIEGGVTVESAINIMNGMIQDKLICHASGDFSKPFILGFYLYHIVQDKENQRAGDYFSPLGDLQSFENEWVEVEIRAPKGWCEPSSPGSFPLMSSPMTIPSCDTTIVDESNVAPFLKDDLDISDMADEHGEWQVPSYKHTHLDIDINNRSDRIEWGHLRYQSIYKVDHSYELVVQWVASSGSIVADLIFVWQRKAQMCGIQMVPIPSDLLALPFTSKSDPLRGPIFIPLNTECLMANKRHLFEEFREVTYAQRLFLFQETIVQRFGFVPCLIESTENDHQYVHMTGNAFILIPSTTNTRSRPRTATNIVRRNTGQKGYPIHSDQPSPHEAYITRHVSGKNKDDYNKDKRIGFLWSWNHMLSRKWKSSSTLVGDELFQKKLIQDFRHFCSNGDNRLKQFWEHCWEIKEKSCTKTI from the exons ATGAAGCTGTATAAGTTGATAGTTCATCAAAAGACTTTTAGTGAAGAAGATTTAATAATCAATCCAAAAGATCACCCTAGTATAAAAACTGGAGATGTTGTTGAAATTTATCACCCTGAGGTTGAATTTAGCCGTCTACTCCTTCAAGTCACGTCCTTTAAAGAAGATTTACAAGGAAGGGAGACAATTAGCGTGGAAAACAATGTAGCCACAATGTTTCAATTAAGAACATTTGCAGACGTGTATATGAATGTTGTTAATCCAGACGATGTAGCTTTGGATTCCATTGAACTTACCTTCAAAGACCAGTATCTGGGTCGTAGTGAAATGTGGCGTCTGAAAAATAGCTTG GTCAACACTTGTGTATATATGAACAAGAAGATTGAATTCTGTGGAGGCAGTATCAGATGTCAAGTATATGAAATGTGGTCACAGGGTGATAGAGTCGCTTGTGGTGTTATAACTAATGATACTAAG GTTGTGTTTCGTTCTTCGACCAGTATGGTGTATCTTTTTATTCAAATGAGTTCAGAAATGTGGGATTTTGACATTCACGGTGACTTATATTTTGAAAAAGCTGTTAATGGGTTTTTAGCTGATTTATTTCAAAAGTGGAAAAAGAATGGCAGTAATCATGAAGTAACGATTGTTCTATTCTCAAGAACATTTTATAATGCTAACAGTCTGGAAGAATTTCCAAATCACATGCGTGAATGTTTACAACATGATTATAGGGGAAGATTTTATGAAGATTTCTACAGGGTGGTAGTTCAAAATGAAAGATTTGAAGATTGGAGTAACGTGTTGGTACAATTACGTAAACTGTTCACAGATtatcaaaaaattgtattaGAATATCATCAAAAATCAGGTGTCTCTATACCAAAAGCAGTAAATTCAACAGCTGCACAGGGCAACTTTTTAGAAGTACTGAACATGTCTTTAAATG TGTTTGAGAAACATTATCTGGATCGTAGTTTTGATAGAACTGGTCAGTTATCGGTGGTGATTACACCTGGTGTAGGTGTTTTTGAGGTTGACAGAGAGTTAACGAACGTTACAAAACAAAGAATTATCGATAACGGAGTTGGTAGTGATTTGGTGTGTGTCGGAGAACAACCATTACATGCTGTACCTTTATTAAAG TTTCACAATAAGGATACATCTGTTAATGCGCCTGATGACTATAGCATGCCGCACTGGATTAATCTCAGtttttattcaacaaataaaaaaattccTTATTCAACATTTATACCTCGTATAAAACTTCCTCAGAGGGTGTCAAAACAATCAGCAGAAACTGGAAAATTGCAGTGTAAAAGTAAGCTTCTACAAGAAGATGCAAAGGAATGTTTGCACAATACTTTGTTTGACTATGATGCATACGATGCACAGGTCTTTCAATTGCCTTCAGTCCATACGTCAAG TAGTTTGCAACGAGTTACGACCAGAACTAAAAAGACAAGCGTTGCCAGCATGGAAACACATAATAACGCGCATATACTGAAacttctgaaaagaaaaatgtcaGATCCTGATATACATCACCCGCCACCTGAATCTCACTCACCTCCAGCTGCAACAAGAAGCGCAGCAATCTTGATACCTTCTAGAACAGATGACGTAACTAGTAGTGAATCCAATGGAGAAGTCAATG AATCGAGGATATCAGTAAAAAGCGATTTAACCGATTCAGAAATATCGCCGCCATTTAGGCCGGTTGTTGGCAGTGCTGGAAGCCCCACAAATACAATATCTCAACCTACAACTATTAGACCTAGTAGGGCACTTATTAATCCTTTTGATCCATCTCACGTTACAATTAAATTAACTAGTAACAGACGAAGATGGACACATATTTTTCCTAAAG GGCCAACAGGTGTACTTATACAGCAACATCATTATCAAGCTGTGCCAACACAAATGTGTTCAGAACCACAATCCGATGCTACTTCCACTATAAGTGGCTCCCCTATGGAACATAACGACGTCTCTAACTCGAATCAGTTTCAAGATC ACACAAAGAATAAACCGCAGAGATTAAATCTTTTACTATCAAGCACTGATAAAAGTGGGAATCCGATATCCTCTACAGGCAATAAGTCTTTGACATTGTTATGGGGTGCTACTGGTGAACAGGAATGGACACCGGCACTTACAACAG CAATCATAG GTGTTGATTGGAAATCATTGACAATCCCAGCATGTTTGCCAATTACTACAGATTATTTTCCCGATAAAAGAAGTTTACAAAACGACTACGTTGTGTCAGACTATAATCTTTTGCCTGACGACGTTAATACAGATTTTGCTCAACAACGAGCAATATATAAAAAACCTTTGACAACTGCCGAAGTATTTAAGGAGCTTGTATCGCAACGATTAGCACAG ggttttcaattaattattttaccGCAAAATAATCAAAATCAGAGCCATACACCCGGTAGTAATGCTGTCCCTGCAATAAGCTCTGTAATGCGGGGACGGCAAACAGAATCAGAACCGAAGGAGGAATATTTGCTAAGCATTGGGAGAATATTTCACAAAATATCTTTATTCGATAATTGTATAACAGTAACAAGATATCGGCCAAG GCATCCTTACCCTCCGTTCAATATTCATTATCTGTATCGATTTCACGCACCTCATCACGACACGTACGAAGTATCATGGGTATCTTTTACAACAGAGAAGCTTGAAAATTACAATTGGAATTATTTGGATCATTACATCTGTACAAGGGGCCATACTGATTTTGCTTTAGTAGAG GCGCTTAAATACTGGAGATTTCGCGTGTTTTTACTTCCTTTGCACAATTCGGCTACTCGAAAATTTTTAGAGGGATCATCAAGATGTGATATATATACACCTCTCACCACTTCCGAACAAGTGTCTCTCTTGGACGGATTTTTACGGTTCATCGAGCTGTGGCCGAATAAGATACGCCGCCCGAATCCGAACAAAAATTGG ACCAATCTAGTCGGCAGCTCTCCCTTCAGGGAGCGACTCGGAAGCAATCGTCTACCAGAGAAACCGAGACCAAG ATCAGGTTCCAAAGTGATGGATAGGGGCCGAATCTCACCTGCCAGCGAAGCTGTGTTACCCCTTTCACTCGAGCAACAGCAAGACCATTTCGATTCTAACGAAGATAG TAGTACAAACATGGAATTGACAAAGTTAAAAAACACCGCGTCAAACAACGAAATTCTAGAAGCAATGAAACACCCACAAAACGGCGTGGGATTCCTCACACAACACCCATCTCTTCCAAGCCAGACATTTGTTAGCGCAGATGCAGTGCAATGGTTAAATAATCACATAGAAGGAGGAGTAACAGTGGAGAGTGCCATCAATAtcatgaat GGTATGATACAAGACAAGCTCATATGCCATGCATCTGGAGATTTTTCTAAACCATTCATTCTAGGATTTTATTTGTATCACATAGTACAAGATAAAGAAAATCAAAGAG CTGGCGATTATTTCTCGCCCCTGGGTGATTTGCAAAGCTTCGAAAATGAATGGGTAGAAGTCGAAATAAGGGCACCGAAAGGCTGGTGTGAACCATCTTCGCCAGGATCGTTCCCCCTCATGTCATCTCCAATGACTATACCCAGCTGCGATACTACTATTGTAGACGAATCAAACGTAGCGCCGTTTCTTAAAGATGATTTAGACATATCCGACATGGCGGATGAGCATGGAGAATGGCAAG TTCCGTCATATAAACATACTCATCTAGATATAGACATAAACAACAGAAGCGATAGAATCGAATGGGGACATCTAAGATATCAATCTATATACAAAGTAGatcattcttacgaactagTGGTACAATGGGTTGCATCATCTGGTAGTATAGTCGCTGACCTT ATATTTGTGTGGCAACGTAAGGCTCAAATGTGCGGAATTCAAATGGTTCCTATCCCAAGCGATCTACTAGCATTACCGTTCACTTCAAAAAGTGATCCTTTAAGGGGGCCTATTTTTATACCATTAAATACAGAGTGTCTTATGGCAAACAAACGACATCTTTTCGAAG AATTTCGAGAAGTAACTTACGCACAAAGACTCTTTCTTTTTCAAGAGACAATTGTACAAAGATTTGGCTTTGTTCCATGCCTAATAGAAAGTACTGAAAACGATCACCAGTACGTTCATATGACCGGCAATGCATTCATACTGATACCATCTACGACAAATACAAGATCACGTCCTCGAACTGCTACCAACATAGTGAGACGAAACACAGGGCAAAAGGGATATCCGATTCATTCTGATCAACCCAGCCCTCATGAAGCTTACATTACGAGACACGTTAGCGGGAAGAATAAAGATGACTACAACAAGGACAAGAGG ATTGGTTTCCTTTGGTCGTGGAATCACATGCTTAGTCGAAAATGGAAATCATCATCCACGTTAGTTGGCGATGAATTGTTTCAAAAAAAGCTCATACAAGATTTTAGACATTTTTGTTCGAATGGGGACAATAGATTGAAACAGTTCTGGGAACATTGCTGggagataaaagaaaaatcgtGCACGAAAACAATCTGA